A single Dreissena polymorpha isolate Duluth1 chromosome 14, UMN_Dpol_1.0, whole genome shotgun sequence DNA region contains:
- the LOC127857227 gene encoding bifunctional 3'-5' exonuclease/ATP-dependent helicase WRN-like: protein MASPRDIILEVAKKGGLPMALKDLLIKALLCVIEKRDIMAILPTCYCKSLIYQLTPLILKDYYNLQKSVCIVLTPLNSIMQDQIIALKRIGVQACCVDYNCQCDQALFDDDDDKGVAKSDGDVILTVPMSDIADGKFTLVYSNPDALLSTDTWKSMIQNMENKKIISCIAVDEAHMILEW, encoded by the coding sequence ATGGCAAGTCCAAGAGATATCATACTTGAGGTTGCTAAAAAGGGAGGATTACCCATGGCACTCAAGGATCTGCTAATCAAAGCGTTACTTTGTGTCATTGAAAAACGTGACATTATGGCTATACTCCCAACATGTTATTGTAAAAGCCTGATTTACCAGCTGACACCACTTATCCTTAAAGATTATTATAATCTACAGAAGTCTGTTTGTATCGTGTTGACACCTTTGAACAGTATTATGCAAGATCAGATCATTGCACTGAAAAGGATTGGAGTACAAGCCTGTTGTGTGGACTATAACTGTCAGTGTGATCAAgcattgtttgatgatgatgatgataaaggggTTGCTAAATCAGATGGAGATGTAATATTAACGGTCCCTATGTCCGATATTGCTGATGGAAAGTTCACATTGGTGTATTCTAACCCCGATGCGCTTTTAAGCACTGATACGTGGAAATCCATGATTCAAAATAtggagaataaaaaaataatttcgtgcATAGCTGTAGACGAGGCACACATGATTCTGGAATGGTAA